One Dama dama isolate Ldn47 chromosome 31, ASM3311817v1, whole genome shotgun sequence genomic window carries:
- the VGLL3 gene encoding transcription cofactor vestigial-like protein 3 isoform X1 — protein MSCAEVMYHPQPYGAPQYLPNPVAAATCPTACYHPAPQPGQQKKLAVYSKMQDSLEVTLPSKQEEEEEEEEDEEEEEKDQPAEMEYLNSRCVLFTYFQGDIGSVVDEHFSRALGQASTLHPESAISKSKMGLTPLWRDSSALSSQRTSFPTSFWTSSYQPPPAPCLGGVHPDFQVTAPPGSFAAADPSPWPGHGLHQTGSAPAPPASESWAYPLASQVSPSYGHVHDVYLRPHPPHVHRRHHHHHHHHHLPPAGSALEPPYGPLLMPSVRAARIAAPPCDVTKADPATVTSATSAWAGAFHGALDVVPSVGFDAGLQHQDKGKESPWY, from the exons ATGAGTTGTGCGGAGGTGATGTATCACCCCCAGCCGTATGGAGCGCCCCAGTATCTGCCCAACCCCGTGGCAGCTGCAACCTGCCCCACAGCCTGTTACCACCCGGCGCCCCAACCTGGCCAGCAG AAGAAGTTAGCGGTATACAGCAAGATGCAGGACTCTCTGGAAGTCACCCTTCCCAGCaaacaagaggaggaggaggaggaggaggaggatgaggaggaggaggagaaagaccaGCCTGCCGAGATGGAGTACCTTAACTCTCGCTGTGTCCTTTTCACTTATTTCCAGGGAGACATTGGGTCAGTAGTGGATGAACACTTCTCAAGAGCTTTGGGCCAAGCCAGCACCCTTCATCCAGAATCTGCCATTTCAAAAAGCAAGATGGGGCTAACCCCCTTATGGCGAG ACAGCTCAGCTCTGTCAAGCCAGCGGACTAGTTTCCCGACTTCCTTTTGGACCAGCTCTTACCAGCCCCCACCCGCACCCTGTTTGGGGGGCGTTCATCCTGACTTCCAGGTCACGGCACCCCCGGGCAGCTTCGCGGCCGCCGACCCCAGCCCCTGGCCGGGCCACGGGCTGCACCAGACTGGCTCCGCCCCCGCACCGCCCGCGTCGGAGTCCTGGGCCTACCCGCTGGCTTCTCAGGTGAGCCCGTCCTACGGCCACGTGCACGACGTGTACCTGCGGCCCCACCCCCCGCACGTGCACCGccgccatcaccaccaccatcaccatcaccacctccctcCGGCGGGCTCCGCGCTGGAGCCGCCTTACGGGCCCCTGCTGATGCCCTCCGTGCGCGCCGCCCGGATCGCCGCGCCCCCGTGTGACGTCACGAAGGCGGATCCCGCGACAGTCACCTCCGCTACCTCAGCGTGGGCCGGAGCCTTCCACGGAGCCCTGGACGTGGTGCCGAGTGTGGGCTTTGACGCAG
- the VGLL3 gene encoding transcription cofactor vestigial-like protein 3 isoform X2: protein MQDSLEVTLPSKQEEEEEEEEDEEEEEKDQPAEMEYLNSRCVLFTYFQGDIGSVVDEHFSRALGQASTLHPESAISKSKMGLTPLWRDSSALSSQRTSFPTSFWTSSYQPPPAPCLGGVHPDFQVTAPPGSFAAADPSPWPGHGLHQTGSAPAPPASESWAYPLASQVSPSYGHVHDVYLRPHPPHVHRRHHHHHHHHHLPPAGSALEPPYGPLLMPSVRAARIAAPPCDVTKADPATVTSATSAWAGAFHGALDVVPSVGFDAGLQHQDKGKESPWY, encoded by the exons ATGCAGGACTCTCTGGAAGTCACCCTTCCCAGCaaacaagaggaggaggaggaggaggaggaggatgaggaggaggaggagaaagaccaGCCTGCCGAGATGGAGTACCTTAACTCTCGCTGTGTCCTTTTCACTTATTTCCAGGGAGACATTGGGTCAGTAGTGGATGAACACTTCTCAAGAGCTTTGGGCCAAGCCAGCACCCTTCATCCAGAATCTGCCATTTCAAAAAGCAAGATGGGGCTAACCCCCTTATGGCGAG ACAGCTCAGCTCTGTCAAGCCAGCGGACTAGTTTCCCGACTTCCTTTTGGACCAGCTCTTACCAGCCCCCACCCGCACCCTGTTTGGGGGGCGTTCATCCTGACTTCCAGGTCACGGCACCCCCGGGCAGCTTCGCGGCCGCCGACCCCAGCCCCTGGCCGGGCCACGGGCTGCACCAGACTGGCTCCGCCCCCGCACCGCCCGCGTCGGAGTCCTGGGCCTACCCGCTGGCTTCTCAGGTGAGCCCGTCCTACGGCCACGTGCACGACGTGTACCTGCGGCCCCACCCCCCGCACGTGCACCGccgccatcaccaccaccatcaccatcaccacctccctcCGGCGGGCTCCGCGCTGGAGCCGCCTTACGGGCCCCTGCTGATGCCCTCCGTGCGCGCCGCCCGGATCGCCGCGCCCCCGTGTGACGTCACGAAGGCGGATCCCGCGACAGTCACCTCCGCTACCTCAGCGTGGGCCGGAGCCTTCCACGGAGCCCTGGACGTGGTGCCGAGTGTGGGCTTTGACGCAG